The stretch of DNA GAAGGCGATCTGGAACGGCAGCAGCAGGATGCGCGTCATGCGCCGGCCCCCAGCAGGTCCTGCGCGTATGGCGGGGCGGGGAAATGGAAGGGCACCGGGCCGTCGGCGCGCGCATGGATGAACTGCTGGATCCACTCGGAGCGGCTGGCGCGCAGCGCGTCGGGTGTGCCGTGGTCCACGATCCTGCCGTCCGAGATCACGTACACGTGGTCGGCGATCGAGAACACCTCCGCCACGTCGTGCGAAACGACCACCGAGGTCAAGCCGAGCGCGTCGTTGAGGTGGCGGATCAGGCGCATCAGCACGCCCATGGTGATGGGGTCCTGGCCGGCGAAGGGCTCGTCGTACATGATCATGTCGGGATCGAGGGCGATCGCACGCGCCAGCGCCACGCGCCGCGCCATGCCGCCGGACAGCTGTTCGGGCATGAGGTCGCGCGCGCCGCGCAGGCCGACCGCCTCGAGCTTCATCAGCACCAGGTCGCGGATGACGGATTCCGGCAGCCGGGTGTGTTCGCGTAAGGGGAAGGCGACGTTCTCGAACACGCTGTAATCGGTCAGCAGCGCGCCCTTCTGGAACAGCATGCCCATGCGCTTGCGCAGCTGAAACAGCTCGCGCTGCGACAGCCGTGCGACCTCATGGCCGTCGAATCGGATTTCGCCGGCGTCCGGCCGCCACTGCCCGCTGATCAGGCGCAGCAGCGTGGTCTTGCCGGTGCCGCTGGGGCCCAGGATGGCGGTCACGCGGCCGCGCGGCAGATCCAGGTCCACGCCCTCGAAGATCACGCGCCGGCCCAGTTTGAAGTGAAGATTCCTCACTTCAATCAAAGGCTTATGCTGCACATCGGG from Nevskiales bacterium encodes:
- a CDS encoding ABC transporter ATP-binding protein, which produces MRNLHFKLGRRVIFEGVDLDLPRGRVTAILGPSGTGKTTLLRLISGQWRPDAGEIRFDGHEVARLSQRELFQLRKRMGMLFQKGALLTDYSVFENVAFPLREHTRLPESVIRDLVLMKLEAVGLRGARDLMPEQLSGGMARRVALARAIALDPDMIMYDEPFAGQDPITMGVLMRLIRHLNDALGLTSVVVSHDVAEVFSIADHVYVISDGRIVDHGTPDALRASRSEWIQQFIHARADGPVPFHFPAPPYAQDLLGAGA